A genomic segment from Candidatus Poribacteria bacterium encodes:
- the trxA gene encoding thioredoxin — protein MADILETGEAKFDADVIQNALPVLVDFWAPWCGPCKMVAPVVEEIAKDYAGRLNVAKVNVDDNPSLAMKYGIRGIPTLLIFKEGKVAQQIVGFLPKAALAQKVDAALA, from the coding sequence GTGGCTGATATTCTGGAGACTGGCGAAGCGAAGTTCGACGCCGACGTGATTCAGAACGCGTTGCCCGTGCTGGTCGATTTCTGGGCGCCGTGGTGCGGACCGTGCAAGATGGTCGCCCCCGTCGTCGAGGAGATTGCCAAGGACTACGCCGGACGCCTGAACGTCGCCAAGGTGAACGTCGACGACAACCCGTCGCTGGCGATGAAGTACGGCATCCGTGGCATCCCGACGCTTCTGATCTTCAAGGAGGGCAAGGTCGCCCAGCAGATCGTCGGGTTCCTGCCGAAGGCAGCGCTCGCGCAGAAGGTCGACGCTGCGCTCGCGTGA